One Paenibacillus sp. SYP-B4298 genomic window, CAGCCTTTCTCATCCTGTAGTCATTCACATAGGTGAATGCCGCTATAAGGTAGTATGAGAAAGACGATATCCTTCTATGCATAACATTTCCCGTTCTGGCTGAAAGGCGCAGCGAATCGTCCCCGCTGGATGGAGCATCATCATCTTGACCCTATGCAAAAAGAGCCTCCAGCCGGGCGAATCGTACACGCCGCGGCTTCAAGGCTCTCTTCATCAGGACGATATTTTGCCTGCCTGGTATTGCTCCCATGTTGTTAACACTTCTCTAGGCTTGCTTCCTTCATACGGGCCAACAATATTTCTGGCCTCCATCTGATCGACAAGTCGAGCCGCTCGCGTATAGCCGACTCGCATCCGTCGTTGCAGCAGCGATACTGACGCTTGCTTGGCCTCCAATACGATCTGGACAGCCTGCTCATACAACTCGTCCAAATCATTATCCACAGTCTCTGCCGCTTCCTCGATGTCGGGAACGAGATCTTCCTTGTATTGTGCTTCCGCTTGATCCCGCACATAATTCACGACCATCTCGACCTCCTGGTCAGATAGAAATGCCCCTTGCACACGAATCGGCTTGGACATACCGACAGGAAGGAACAGCATATCGCCGCGGCCGAGCAGCTTCTCCGCGCCGACCATATCCAGAATCGTGCGAGAATCGACCTGGGAGGATACGCCGAAGGCAATCCGTGATGGAATGTTCGCCTTAATGACGCCCGTAATGACATCTACAGACGGACGCTGTGTAGCAATAATAAGGTGAATGCCTGCAGCACGCGCCATCTGCGCCAGGCGCGTAATCGCATCTTCTACATCGCCCGCAGCCACCATCATCAGATCGGCCAGCTCATCGACGATGACGACAATATAAGGCAGCACTGCAGCCGGATTATCCTTCATCAGCATGTTATAGCCCTCAATATTGCGGGTTGCCGATTTGGAGAACAGCTCATAGCGCTTCTCCATCTCCACGACAATCTTCTTGAGCGCCAGCGATGCGCGCCGTGGATCGGTCACCACAGGCGCGAGCAGGTGGGGTATCCCGTTGTACACATTCAACTCCACCATCTTAGGGTCAATCATTAGAAACTTGACCTCATCCGGCTTGGCCTTGTACAGAATGCTGGTGATGATCCCGTTAATACAGACCGATTTCCCTGAGCCGGTTGCTCCGGCCACGAGCAGATGGGGCATGCGCGCCAGGTTGCCTATGATCGGTTGCCCGGAGATGTCGCGGCCAAAAGCGATAGACAGATTGGAGGGCGCATTCTGGAAAGCCGAGGTTTCCATCACCTCGCGCATCGTGACGACAGATACCTCCGTATTGGGCACCTCGATGCCAATCGCAGACTTGCCGGGAATCGGAGCTTCCATCCGAATATCCTTGGCCGCCAACGCCAGCGCAATGTCATCGGTAAGTCCCACAATCCGGCTCACCTTGACACCCGTTCCCGGCTGCACCTCATACCGGGTAACGGCTGGGCCGCGCACAACATCCAGCACCTTGGCATCCACATTGAAGCTCTTGAGCGTCTCCGTCAGCACATGACGCAGGTTAGCATCTGATAACCCCTCAAGCCCGCCTCCCTTGGGCTTGGCCAGCAGCTTCAGACTCGGCAGAACGTAGGGACGCGGCTGTGTAGTCGGTTGGGCGGCAGCACCGCCAGTAGTGTCGATCTGATCTCCTGACACTGCTTCATCAACCAGCGCTCCTGGGCTGTGCTCGGCATCCATTCCCGCCGCAGCTTCGTCCAGGTCTTCCATACTCCCGCTGTCCTCCCCTGGCATTGCTGGAAGGATGTCCTCCACCGGATGAATGAGCGATTCCGGCCATGAAGCAACGACATGCTCCTGACCCTCGTCTGGCAGCTCAGGCTCCGGCGGCCAAGTTGTAGCTGCACTACCTGTCTCCGCCTGTCCGGCAGGCTGCTGTGGAGGCCACTCCTCCACTTGCTCGAGTGGAGAGAGCTTCTCGTCCTCCCCCTCGTCATTCTGTTCGCCTGACTCGTTCTTCTTGCGCCAGGAGAACAGGTTGATACGCTTCTTCTCTGCGGGCGGCTTGGCCTCCGGCTCTGTAGTGCCCATATATTCAAAGTAGTCCTCGTAATCTTCATCCTCATCGTCAGCGCTTGCCTGCTGCTGGACAGGAACCTGCGCCGGCTTTGCAGCAGCCTTGGCTCGCAGCCGCTCGCGCTGAGCCTGCTGCTTCGCCCGTGCCTGCTGGGCAGACTTCCATTTCTGCTTCAGCAGCTTGACCAGACGGCTGCCGCGCTTGACGAGGATTCGAATCAGTTCCACATAGGATTTATTCGTTATCAACATGACCGAGATGGCGAACATCACAATCAGGATGAACTGGGCAATCAGCAAGCCAAACAGGGCATTCAGCAGCGACAACTGCACCGCCCCTACATATCCGCCGCTAATGGCTCTGGCAATCATCGGTGTAGGATCCGCTCCGGTTACATTCAGCTCCTGCCTGATCCCTTCCCCAAGCACGCTCAGCACCGAGACGTTGCTGCCTTCAGGCAGCCCGGCAAGCTTAAGCTTGATCTCCGAAATCGAACTCATCAAGGTTAGAGCCAGGACGAGCAGAACCATGCCTGTCTTGCGCGTGGACCAGCCTGAGGGCCAGGCTCGCTTGATCATCACAGCCAGACCAATATATATACCAACGAGCGGCAATACAAAATAAAATTTGCCGAGTATAAGGCCGAACAGCTTGGAGAGAGCCCGTCCGACCGTCGCTTCACCCGAGAGGGCGATGACAGATAGAGTGATGATCAGAATGCCGTACACTTCATATTTTAAGGTTGTGCCCATTGATTTTTTTTTGCTTTTACGTTTCGCCACTAAAGTCACCTCTTGGTACAACATTATACCATAGGTGGTCAGATGTTCCTATTATTTTGGCGAATAGATATTCGCATAATTGATGATCTGTCCCGGGCTAAGCTCTGGCCGCAAATAATCATCTAACGCAGCATGCAGCAGCCGGACGATCTTGCCTCTGCCATGGCCTACCGGCTCAATCTCCATCCGTATGCCTGCCGTCTCGATCTCAATCAGCGGCTGCGACTGCTGCTCCTCATTGAAGCCGGCCCACACTAGCTCGGGGGGCATGTTCGTATATAAGGTCACTGGATCGTCCCTCCCGCGATGCCTGACTTTCTTCGCTCGATCGCCAGATTCAGCTCCCGAATCGCATCCCCAATTCCGCCGATCTCGTCGATCAGTCCGTAGCGGACAGCATCTGCACCGATAACTGTCGTACCAATATCCCGTGCCAGCTCACCCGTCTTGAACATGAGCTCCTTGAATTTGGCCTCGGTCACGTTAGAGTGGGTCGTCACAAAGCGAACTACCCTCTCCTGCATTTTGTCCAAATATTCAAAGGTTTGCGGCACACCAATAACGAGGCCGTTCAAACGAATAGGATGAATCGTCATCGTAGCGGTCTCCGCAATAAACGATTTTCCGCCTGCTACTGCGATCGGCACCCCGATCGAATGACCCCCGCCAAGCACCAGTGTAACCGAAGGCTTGGACAGGGAGGAGATCATCTCCGCAATGGCCAGCCCCGCCTCCACGTCTCCGCCGACCGTATTGAGCACGATCAGTATACCTTCAATTTTAGCATTCTGCTCCGCCGCCACAAGCTGCGGAATAAGATGCTCATACTTGGTCGTCTTATTCTGCGGGGGCAACACGAGATGCCCTTCGATCTGCCCGATGATGGTCATACAGAAAATATTCGATTCCGGCGCGACCTGCGGCATCTGCCCAAGCTGCTGAATCGACTCCACGAGCGCACTTTTCTTCTTGTCCTCCTGAACCTGCGGCTCCTCCAGCTTTAACTCATCCTTATACGACATGACCATACCCTCCCTAGACTTTGACTTGTCATAGTATGGGTTGTGCGGCTGCTTTTATACGAACGACACACACGAAAAAGCCCTCGCCGCTGCTAGGAGCGTCGAGGGCGTGTTGTGTAGACTAAACTTCCATAATAATCGGCAAAATCATCGGACGGCGGCGAGTCTGTTCATACAAGAACCGACCGAGCGCATCCTTGACGTTCGTTTTAAGCGAAGCCCATTCATTCACCTTGTCATTCATCAGCTTATGCAGTGTTGACGTGACGATGCGATTCGCTTCCTCAAGCAGTCCTTCGGACTCGCGCACATAGACGAACCCGCGAGAAATAATGTCTGGACCAGACAAAATGGTACCGTCCTGCTTGCTCAGCGTCACCACTACGACTAGAATGCCGTCTTGAGACAACAGCTTGCGATCACGCAATACGATGTTCCCGACGTCGCCAACACCCAGACCGTCAATCAGCACATTGCCAGCAGGCACCTTACTGCCTTTGCGGGCGCTGCCTCCCTGGAATTCTACGGTATCTCCGTTATCCAGCAGGAATATATTTTCCTTCTCGACACCTACGGACTCGCCAAGCAGCGCGTGATGGCGCAGCATGCGGTATTCACCGTGAATCGGAATGAAATATTTCGGCTTCATCAGATTGAGCATCAGCTTCAATTCTTCCTGGCTGCCGTGACCGGAAACGTGAACTCCCGAGACCGAGCCCGGACCGTAGATCACGTTGGCGCCAAGACGGAACAATTCGTCTACTGTGCGGCCTACATATTTCTCGTTGCCCGGGATTGGCGTCGCGGCAATGATCACCGTATCTCCCGGTAAAATATCAACCTTGCGGTGAGTGGATCGAGCCATGCGCGTCAGCGCCGACATAGGCTCACCTTGGCTTCCGGTTGATAATACTACTACACGATCTGCTGCCATTTTGTTCACTTCATCCGGCTCGATAATCATGCCTTCTGGAATTTCCAGATAGCCAAGCTCTGAAGCAATGTTGACGACGTTGACCATGCTGCGCCCGATGACAGCAATCTTGCGCTTGGTTGCCATCGCAGCGTTAATGACTTGTTGAATACGGTGCACATTCGAAGCGAATGTAGCCACAACTACACGCTGCTGTGCCTTGCGGAATATATCCTCAAAGTTCGAGCCAATCATGCTCTCCGATGGCGTGAAGCCAGGACGCTCTGCATTCGTGCTGTCTGAGAGCAGCACGAGTACGCCTTCCTGACCAATCTCAGCCATGCGCTGCAAGTCGGCATACTGATTGTTCACTGGCGTATGATCGAATTTGAAGTCTCCTGTATGAACCACTCGACCCTCAGGCGTGTCCAGACATACCCCAACCGAATCCGGGATGCTATGGTTTGTCTTGAAGAAGGACGCTTTAATCGTGCCAAGCTGAACTTCGGAGTCCGCATGAATTAAAATGCGCTTCGTCTCACCAAGCAGCCCCGCTTCCTTCAGCTTGCCCTCAATCAAGCCCAATGTCAGCTTGGTACCATATACAGGGACATTCAGATGCTTCAGAACATATGGCAAGCCGCCGATATGGTCTTCATGTCCATGAGTAATCAGAATACCTCGTACCTTGTCCCTGTTTTCAGTCAAGTAGCTAATATCAGGTATTACAATATCGATCCCGAGCATGTCCTCCTCAGGAAATTTCAGGCCCGCATCAACGACGACAATATCATTTCCATGTTGGACGACATACATATTCTTACCGATCTCACCGACGCCGCCCAATGCAAAGATAATTAATTTATCTTGGTTGTTCTTCTTTGACAAGTGTATCTATCCTCCTAAAGTTGTTCAACGTCGATCCATAACGTTATTTAATTTTCAATGAATTTATTTGCCGCACTCAGTCACTTGAGAACATTATACATGATAAATTTAACAAAACACAAGTCAAGACCGCAGGAGATCTGGCTGACTTTTGAGCATGATCAATGCTCTAGCCTCTGCTTCAGTCCTCGAAAAGGTTGAATTCAAGCCTTTTTGTAGGCATCACCACGGTGCAAAAATATGAATGCTCACTCTAAGCTGCCAATTTTTCCATCTTGAATTTCCGACCCATTTCACTGCTTGTGCATAAGAACAGAACGGGGCACACGGTTTAGCCGAGCGAGCCGCTTAGGGCAACGCACTCGCTGGGATCACCTTGAAGCAACAGCAAACGGCTGCCTATTCCGCAACAGCGGAACAAGCAGCCGTTCACTTGATATACATGAAGTCTACAGCAAACTCTTAATCGCTTCGCCTTCCTCTTCCGTTACCCACACTAACGGCAATCTGACGCCGCCCACAGGCACGCCACGCGCTTCAAGGGCGTATTTGACCCCGACCGGATTCGGAGCGGGATGGAACAGCCCTTTGAAGATCGGATGCAGACGCTGGTGAAGCTTAGCCGCTCCCTTGACGTCGCCTCCCACAAATGACTCAACCATCTGCTTCATTTCCTTGCCGACAATATGGCTCGCCACGCTGATAATGCCATAACCGCCAATGGCCAGCACAGGCAGTGCCGCGCTGTCATCGCCGCTGTATACAAGGAAGCCCTCCGGCGCTCCATTAATAACCTGTGTAATCTCATCCAATGAGGTACAGTCCTTGGTCCCGATAATATTATCCACTTCAGCCAGCCGCAAGGTCGTCTCTGGACTGATGGAGACACCTGTCCGGGACGGCACATTATACAAGATTGCCGGGACATCCACCGCCTCAGCAATCGCTTTGAAGTGCTGATACAGACCCTCCTGATTCGGACGGTTATAATAAGGAGCCACCAGGAGCACAGCGTCAACACCCGTCTTCTGCGCCGCCTGGGTCAAATGAATGGAATGGGCCGTATTGTTGCTGCCCGTGCCTGCAATGATCTTGCAGCGTCCCCCCGCGTGCTGCACGCCAAACCGGAACAGCTCCAGCTTCTCCTCATCGGACAGTGTAGGCGACTCGCCTGTTGTTCCCGAGAGGACTATGCTGTCGCTCTTCTGCTCATCTATCAGATAATCTATTAATTGTCCTGTTGTTTCCCAATCAATTTGACCATTTGCATCGAACGGGGTTACCATTGCGGTCACTAATCTTCCAAAATCCATCTGATTGTCCTCCGATTATAATAATTAAAACGGTCTATGACCCATAGGGTCGAGCTGCTTAGATGCTAGAGATGAAGCTCGAATTTTGCATGCAACGCGCGCAGCGCCGGAACCATATCATGCTGGCGGACAAGCACCCAGATCGTGCTGTTGGAATCCGCCGACTGCAATATCGGAATATCCTGCTCCGCGAGCGCCTCGACAATTTTCGCCATAATTCCGGGAACGCCATTCATGCCGCCGCCGATGACCGATACTTTCGCGCAGCCGCTAACCGCTTGCGGCTCAAAGCCAATGCCCCGCAGCACCTCCAACGCCTGCCGTGCATCGCTATCAAAGACGGTGTAGACGGCTCCGCCCAGATTGACATTGATAAAGTCTACACTAATATGATGGCTCGCCATCGCTTGAAACACTTGCAGTTGCACATCGCCCTGCTGATCCTGAGACTGAACAGAAATTTGCGTCACGCCCTCCACATGTGCGATACCGGTCACATGCCGATCTTTAACCGGAGAGGTGACGGACGGAGCCGCGGCATGTGTAACAAGCGTGCCCTCCCCGTCAGAAAAGGTCGAACGGACACGCAACGGCACACCCGCCTGCTGCGCGATCTCGACCGCCCGCGGGTGAATAACTTTGGCTCCCTGGCGTGCCATATTACAGATTTCGGCATAGCTGACGATAGCAAGCGGTTTCGCATTCTCGACAATTCGTGGATCTGCTGTAAGAATACCGTTGACATCGGTATAAATATCGACGCGTTCAGCTTGCAGGGAAGCTCCGAGCGCCGTTGCCGTCGTATCGCTGCCCCCTCTGCCAAGCGTCGTCAAATCCCCCTGTGAAGTGTGCCCTTGAAAGCCTGCCACGATAACGATATGGCCTTCTGCCAGTTGCTTCAGTACGCCTTGTGGCTTCAGCTCAATAATCTTCGCATTGCCGAACTTGCCGTCCGTCACAATGCCTGCCTGCCCGCCAGTCAGGACGGTGGCGCTCATCCCCCTGCTATGCAGCAGGCTGCACATACAGGCAGCGGAGATCAGCTCTCCGCAACACATCAGCAGATCCCGTTCTCTGGCCGGAAGCTGCTGCTCTGTCTCATTGCTAACGAGCGACAGCAACGTATCTGTTGCATAGGGCTCGCCGCGGCGTCCCATTGCCGACACGACGACCACTAATTGATAGCCCGCTTGCTGTTCTCTTGCAATATGGGCAACCACTCTCTCTCTGGCTTCGGCCGTTGATAGAGAGGTTCCCCCGAACTTTTGAACCAGAATCGCCATAATGCTGTTCCTCCATCGTGTAGAAGCAGCAGTCAATCACCTTGCGCGGACAGCAAGACAATGAACAGATATTCCCCGGCTCTGTATGCGCGAATGATAATTGGGATGGCTCCGACTGTCCACACACTCAAGGTGCGGACAAGGAAAGATACTGTGCAACGATGCGAACGAGAGCCGCGGCAGACTCAAGGCCTTTGCAGCCTATGTCAGGTTCCTTCCGCTTCCATCAGCTTGAACTTGCACTTGTCATCTAATAATTAAAACGTTCTATCAGCATCGGCTGAAGCTGCTTTCCCTCCAAAGCCGCTTCGGCGGCCTCAAAAATCAAATCCATGCGAGCGACCAACGAATTCGGCTTGCGAATCGGATCATCCTGCCCAAACGGCACAAAATAAATGTACTTGGCAGCGAGCAGCTTGGCAATATTGGCCGCATTCAACCCCAAACCGTCATTGGTCGAAACCGCAAGTACAACTGGGCGCTGATTGCGCATCTGCGACTTGGCAGCCATCAGCACAGGTCCATCTGTCAGCGCATTAGCCAGCTTGCTCGTCGTATTGCCTGTGCAAGGCGCAATAACCAGCACGTCGATCAGCTTTGCCGGGCCCAGTGGCTCCGCCTGTACAATGGTAGAGATCAGTTCATTACCTGTCAGATCCTTGAGCTGCTGTTGCCAGTCCGCTGACTTGCCGAATCTGGTATCCGTCGTCATGATTGTATGGGAAACAATCGGGATGACATTCGCTCCCGCATCAATAAATCGTTTGATTTGCGGCATAACCTCCGCAAAGGTGCAATGCGAGCCGGATAAAGCGTATCCGACAGTTTTGCCATGCCAGTTCATTGTCCATCCCCCCGTAATCGTGCGTCTTCCAGTATTAACCGACTGAGACAGTCCGCCAGAATGCGTCCCGCTGTCTTGGGAGCCACGATTCCCGGGAGTCCGGGTGCCAGCAACGCCTTGATTCCTCGCTTCTCTGCGAAGCGAAAATCTGTACCGCCCGGCTTGGATGCCAGGTCGATAATGACGGCGCGTGAAGGCATTTTCGCAATAACCTGCGCTGTGACTATCATAGTCGGAATTGTATTAAAAAGCAAGTCAATATTGCTCGCATGAAGCTGCAAATCCTTGATATAGAAAGGGTTCAGCCCCATCTCCACACAGCGGGCATAGTGCTCCTCTCGCCGGACGCCAACCTGTACATGAGCCCCCAGACCTTGCAATGTTCTGGCCATCGTAATCCCTGTCCGTCCGAATCCCAGCACGACCGATTGCGAGCCATGAATGGTCGTATCTGTATTTTGTATGGCCATCATTACAGCGCCCTCAGCCGTTGGGATCGAATTATAGATCGCTACATCATCCCGCTCCAGCAGCTCTACCAGCTCCAGACTGTGCTTGTCGCACAACTGCCGCAGATAGGTTTTGGCTATACCCGTGTATATTTTGCAATGCTTGGGAAGCCGGGACATATAGACATCCGTCAGCTTGAGCTCGCGGTCACTGAACACCGCCTGAATGACTCCCTGGTCATCCGTGCCGACCACAGGCAGAATCACTGCGTCTGCTTTTTCCAGCAGCTCCTCCCCCATCTCGGCATGAACTGCGCCTGCAAGCGGCGTATGCAGCCCGTCAAAGCCGATAAGAGAGATGCCTGCATCCAGCTCTGCCAGCTTGCGCACAATCTCTAGCGCTCTGGCATCGCCGCCGAGCATTACGATATGAATACCTGTAAGCATATCGTTTCACTCCTTTCTCGCGCACCCGGTATAGGGTATCTTATGCGCCAGCCCAAAGGAGGGTGAAAATGAAAAAAGACGGCGGCAGGAAATTTTACTCCTGCTTCACCGTCTTGTCACATCTAAGCTATACTCCGGTATGTCCAAAGCCGCCACTGCCGCGAACTGTATCGGACAGCTCCTCACATTCCTCCAGCTCTACCTGCGGCACAAGCTGGAACACCATCTGTGCGATCCGCTCGCCGCGATTAATCACGAATGGCTCCTGTCCGAGATTGACCAGCAGCACCTTCACCTCGCCGCGGTAATCGGCATCGATCGTGCCTGGTGAATTCAGGCAGGTGATGCCATGTTTGTATGCCAGTCCGCTGCGCGGTCTGATCTGAGCCTCCAGCTCCTTGGGCATCGCAAATGCGAAGCCTGTTGGAATAAGGCGCCGCTCGCCAGGAGCAAGCGTCACCGGCTCAGCTACTGCAGCCTGAAGATCAAAGCCGCTGGCCGCATCTGACATCTTGCGCGGCAGCTCGATCCCTTCGCTCCCTAGCAGCCGTTTAATTTGAACTGGAAACAAGGGTATCCCTCCTTAATTGCGACGCTGCCTCATCGCTTGCGCCTACCATCGCGACGGCAAACGGTACGGACAGCATTCGATTCATAATCTCGCGAATATCTTCGTCAGTCACCTGATCGATGCGCTCCAGCATCTGATCCAGTGTATAGTGCCTTCCCAGCATCAGCTCATTCTTGCCGTTGCGATTCATCCGGCTGCTCGTGCTCTCCAGGCTAAGGATCAGGCTCCCCTTGAGCTGTTCCTTGCCACGATGAAGTTCGGCTGCACTCAGCCCATTGCGGGAAAGCTCGCCCATCATCTCCACGGTCAAGTCCAGCACATCCTTCGTCTGCTTGGGTGCCGTCCCCGCATAGATGGTAAACAATCCCGTATCAGCATAAGAGGTATGATACGAATAGACCGAGTAGGCCAAACCGCGCTTCTCGCGGATTTCCTGGAACAGCCGTGAGCTCATACCGCCGCCAATCGCATTATTAAGTAGAATCATCGCATATAACTTCGGATCAGAGATGGAGCATCCCGGAAAGGAAATGCACAGATGATTCTGTTCTGTCTTCTTTTGGTGAAACAGATAGTCGCTCTGGAAGACTGGGATCGACGAAGCATCCGATGTACCTGCTTGATTGAAGCGGCCAAAGTAGCGCTCCAGCAGCTCAAGCACCGCCTGCTCCTCCACATTGCCAGCTACGCTGATGACCGTATTGTCAATGCGATAATTGGCAGCCATATACCCTCGCAAGTCGTCAGAGCTCATGCCTAGCAGCCGCTCCTCCAAGCCTAGTATCGAGTACGCAAGCGAGTGGACTCCGAACGCTGCGCGCGATGCTTCATCATGCACCTTGTCATCGGGCGTATCCTCATACATCGATATTTCCTCGAGAATGACATTTTTCTCTTTCTTCAATTCCTCTTCGTCAAATTGCGACTCGAAGAACATATCGGCCAGCGTCTCCACTGCCAGCGGCAGGTGCTGATCCAGCACCTTGGCAAAATAGCAGGTATATTCCTTGGAGGTAAAGGCGTTCACGTTGCCGCCGATACCATCAAACAGGTCAGCTATATCTTTGGCCGAGCGTTGGCTTGTTCCCTTGAACAGCATATGCTCTATAAAATGCGAAATCCCATTGTTATCCGTCGTTTCATTACGCGATCCCGTCTTTACCCATATGCCGAAGGAAACCGATCTGCAGGTCGGAATATTCTCCACCACGACACGCAGTCCATTGCTTAATGTATATTTCTTCACCGGATCCCTCCTCAAATCAATGATACCACTATAACAGAATTAAGACATCGGCTCAACCGGAGCTACTCTTTTTTCAGACAGCGTCTCGCTGACCGTCCCCAGTTCAAGACCTTTGGCGCGAATCTCTTGGATCATTCCAGCCAGGGCGCCACTGGAGGAAGCGGTAGGATGCATTAGAATAAGCGTTCCCGGCTCAACCCGCAATCTGACCTTTTGCACGAGACTGGACGACGACGGTTTTCTCCAATCAATCGTATCAAGTGTCCACAATACGGTACGCAGTCCCTGCTGCGCAGCGATCTCTACCGTCTGCTGGTTGAAATCTCCGGAAGGAGGCGCGAACCAACGATTTTCCACCTTCAGCTTCTCCTTAAGCAGCGCTTCGGTCTTGGAAATTTGCAACGCAGCTTCCTGCCGGCCAAGACGGCTCATATCGGGATGCGAGTAAGCATGATTGGATAGCTCATGCCCCTCCTTCTGAATGAGCTCTGCAAGCTCGCTGTTATTGTTCAGCCAGCTCCCATCAAGAAAGAATGTCGCTTTGACCTTATGCTCCCTCAATGTCTGAAGCA contains:
- a CDS encoding M16 family metallopeptidase, with the translated sequence MKKYTLSNGLRVVVENIPTCRSVSFGIWVKTGSRNETTDNNGISHFIEHMLFKGTSQRSAKDIADLFDGIGGNVNAFTSKEYTCYFAKVLDQHLPLAVETLADMFFESQFDEEELKKEKNVILEEISMYEDTPDDKVHDEASRAAFGVHSLAYSILGLEERLLGMSSDDLRGYMAANYRIDNTVISVAGNVEEQAVLELLERYFGRFNQAGTSDASSIPVFQSDYLFHQKKTEQNHLCISFPGCSISDPKLYAMILLNNAIGGGMSSRLFQEIREKRGLAYSVYSYHTSYADTGLFTIYAGTAPKQTKDVLDLTVEMMGELSRNGLSAAELHRGKEQLKGSLILSLESTSSRMNRNGKNELMLGRHYTLDQMLERIDQVTDEDIREIMNRMLSVPFAVAMVGASDEAASQLRRDTLVSSSN
- a CDS encoding polysaccharide deacetylase family protein is translated as MRYGKWVMMAVTLLVIGAAAYQGDMIAYIKHVKTDHTAGEAYLNVMTAPQELDSLYEQISREAAKRRVAPVNAVVDRIWKAIPGYNGLEVDIEETYRRAQAARGMPIEYVVHEIEPEVKLSDLGAYPTYKGNPNKPMVSLMINVAWGNEYIKPMLQTLREHKVKATFFLDGSWLNNNSELAELIQKEGHELSNHAYSHPDMSRLGRQEAALQISKTEALLKEKLKVENRWFAPPSGDFNQQTVEIAAQQGLRTVLWTLDTIDWRKPSSSSLVQKVRLRVEPGTLILMHPTASSSGALAGMIQEIRAKGLELGTVSETLSEKRVAPVEPMS